A region of the bacterium genome:
GATCGATCTTCCAAGCCCGCGGCGCCCTCGCGGCGCCAGCGCCTCAGCCACTCGTACGCCGTCTCACGCGAGACGCCCATCGAGGCGGCCGCCTGACTTATGGGCCAGTGCAGCACCGTGACGCGCTGCACCAGCAGCAGCCGCCCCGCTGGTGTGAGTTTGCCGCGTGCCCGGCCCATAAACGCCTCCCAGAGTGGGGCGTAGCTGCTCTGCCCCACAGGAACGCTGGAAGGCTCTCATGTGTCAACAACCTATCTGGGAACTACAACTAGTGCCGCCCCGACCTGCATCGCGTCGTAGGGGTCCCCGACCAATCGAGGAGGAGTGACGCGGACCGGCTCGCCGCCGTACGCGGAGCCGCGAGGCCGCGGGTCCGGCCGATCATCATGACGACGTTTGCGATGATCTTCGGGATGCTGCCGATGGCCCTGGGGGTCGACCCTGGCGGCGGTCAGCGGTCCCGCTCGGCGTCGTGGTGGTCGGCGGGCTGCTGAGCTCCTCGTTCCTCTCCGTTGTGATCATCCCGATCGTCTATACGCGTCTCGCCGCATGAAACTTCGCGACGGAGGCGCCGGATGCGCCCCCGGGAGATGAGCTTCCCTGACCGTCACCGACCCCCGGTGACGTCGAGGATCGCGCCGGTCGTATAGGACGCCGCCGGGGACAGCAACCAGAGGATCGCCTCCGCGACCTCCCCGGCGGTGCCCGCCCGCCCGACCGGCACCGTCGGGGCGAGCCGCTCGAGGCGGCCGGGGTCGCCGGCGGTTGCGTGGATCTCCGTTTCGATCAGGCCGGGACGCACGGCGTTGACGCGGATCCCCTCCGCGGCAACCTCGCGTGCGAGGCCGATCGTGAAGCTGTCCACGGCGCCCTTGGTCGCGGCGTAGTGCACCCACTCGCCCGCGCCCCCGAGGCGCGCCGCCGCGGAAGAGACATTGACGATGGCGCCGCCGCCGCCGCCGTGGCGCGTCGACATCCGGCGCACCGCCTCGCGGGCGCACAGGATGGTCCCCGCGACGTTGATGCTGAGCAGGCGCCACACCTCGTCCGCGCTCAGGGCCTCCAACCGCCCGGGCCGGCCGGCCACGCCGGCGTTGTTTACGAGCGCCGTCACCGGCCCGAGCGCGTGTCCGGTGCGTTCGAACGCGTCGACCACATCGGCTTCCCGCGACACGTCACCCCGGATCGCCTCGGCCCGCCCGCCGCCCCGCGCGATCTCCTCTACGACACGGCGCGCGGCGTCTTCGTCACGGGTGTAGTTGACGGCGACGGTGTATCCTCGGGCCCCGGCGAGTCGCGCGACCGCCGCGCCGATGCCGCGGCTGCCCCCGGTGACCAACACCACCCCGCCGCTGGCG
Encoded here:
- a CDS encoding SDR family oxidoreductase; the encoded protein is MNGIGGPASGGVVLVTGGSRGIGAAVARLAGARGYTVAVNYTRDEDAARRVVEEIARGGGRAEAIRGDVSREADVVDAFERTGHALGPVTALVNNAGVAGRPGRLEALSADEVWRLLSINVAGTILCAREAVRRMSTRHGGGGGAIVNVSSAAARLGGAGEWVHYAATKGAVDSFTIGLAREVAAEGIRVNAVRPGLIETEIHATAGDPGRLERLAPTVPVGRAGTAGEVAEAILWLLSPAASYTTGAILDVTGGR
- a CDS encoding efflux RND transporter permease subunit, encoding MHRVVGVPDQSRRSDADRLAAVRGAARPRVRPIIMTTFAMIFGMLPMALGVDPGGGQRSRSASWWSAGC